A stretch of the Capsicum annuum cultivar UCD-10X-F1 chromosome 8, UCD10Xv1.1, whole genome shotgun sequence genome encodes the following:
- the LOC124886511 gene encoding auxin-induced protein 15A-like yields the protein MGICIRAMIRQAKDNVFVRTKEEVPKGHIAVYVGERYYKKHRKFVVPISYLEHPLFQELLRKAEDEYGFDHPMGGLTIPCTETTFLSITSHLNLITRCQ from the coding sequence ATGGGGATATGTATAAGGGCAATGATTCGACAAGCTAAGGATAATGTATTTGTACGAACAAAAGAAGAGGTACCAAAAGGACATATAGCGGTGTATGTGGGAGAGAGGTATTACAAGAAACATAGGAAGTTTGTTGTTCCAATATCATATTTGGAACATCCATTATTTCAAGAATTGTTGAGGAAAGCAGAGGATGAATATGGATTTGATCATCCAATGGGTGGTCTTACTATTCCATGTACTGAAACTACATTCCTCAGTATTACTTCTCATTTGAATCTCATTACTAGATGTCAATAA
- the LOC107880017 gene encoding auxin-induced protein 15A-like → MGIRLLSMISGVKQFHKLHSVVTRNQISDAPKGHLAVYVGETEKKKRYVVPIAYLNHPSFQDLLQKAEEEFGFQHPMGGLTIPCNKDAFFHVTSRLNNAL, encoded by the coding sequence ATGGGTATTCGTTTGCTATCTATGATTTCTGGTGTCAAGCAATTCCACAAATTGCATTCTGTTGTTACTCGTAATCAAATATCAGATGCACCAAAAGGACATTTAGCAGTTTACGTGGGAGAAACAGAGAAGAAGAAGCGATATGTGGTTCCAATTGCGTACCTGAATCATCCTTCATTTCAAGACTTATTGCAAAAGGCAGAGGAAGAATTTGGGTTTCAACATCCAATGGGCGGTCTCACAATACCCTGCAACAAAGATGCATTTTTTCATGTCACTTCTCGACTGAACAATGCCTTATGA
- the LOC107840503 gene encoding auxin-induced protein 15A-like, giving the protein MGKGLVGISHAKEKLRRTISPRNGSISSTTNDVPKGHFAVYVGETYRRFVVPISYLNHALFQDLLHWAEEEFGYNHPMGGITIPCSEDYFISLISLLKSS; this is encoded by the coding sequence ATGGGTAAAGGCTTAGTTGGAATATCTCATGCCAAAGAGAAGCTTAGAAGAACAATTTCACCAAGAAATGGAAGTATTTCATCTACTACAAATGATGTACCAAAAGGTCATTTTGCAGTTTACGTTGGTGAAACATATAGGAGATTTGTTGTTCCAATTTCTTACTTGAATCATGCTTTATTTCAAGATTTGTTACATTGGGCTGAAGAAGAATTTGGATACAATCATCCTATGGGAGGTATTACAATTCCATGTAGTGAAGATTACTTCATTAGTCTCATTTCTTTACTAAAGTCATCATAG